The following is a genomic window from Moorella sp. Hama-1.
GGCGCCGGCTACCAGGGAGCCCATATCCAGGGCGATGACGCGCTTGCCTTTCAAGCCCTCAGGGACATCGCCGGCTACAATCCGCCGCGCCAGGCCCTCGACGATGGCCGTCTTGCCCACCCCCGGCTCGCCAATTAAGACCGGATTGTTTTTGGTGCGCCGGGAGAGGATTTCCATCACCCGGCGGATCTCGTCGTCGCGGCCGATGACCGGGTCGAGCTTACCCTCCCCGGCCAGCCGGGTCAGATCGCGGCCGTAGCGTTCCAGGGCTTCATAGGTATTTTCCGGGTTGTCGCTGGTCACCCGCTGGGAGCCCCGGACGGCCCGCAGGGCCGCCAGGATGCCGTTACGGGTCACGCCCTCCCGCCGGCAGAGGTCCTTTAAGTCCCCTTCGCTTTCCTCCACTAAAGCCAGCAAAAGGTGTTCCACACTGATATAATCGTCTTTTAATTGTTCGGCTTCCTTGGCCGCCCGGTCCAGGACCCTGGCCAGGGCCGGGCTGAGATAAAGGGAGCCCGCATCACCCGTCACCGCCGGTATCTTCTGCAGCAGGTTTTCCAGCCGGCGGCGCCATTCCCGGGTGTCTACTCCGGCCTGTTCCAGCAGGCGGGGCACCAGGCCCTCGGCCTGGTCAAGCAAGGCCAGGAAAAGGTGACCGGTAGTTACCTCTTGGTGATGCCGGCCTGCCGCCAGTTGCTGGGCTGCGGCCAGGGCTTCGCGGGATTTTTGCGTTAAACGGTTAGCGTCCATAATGATCACCTACCCTTTTAACCAGAAGTGAGATGCTAGAAGTTGGAGGTGAGAGACTTGTAGGAACCGGCTGCGCCTGTTCTTTATTTAAGCTTATCATATCGCTGTTCTTATTTATTATTTGTACTGGTGTTGTCTGGTTGATGGACGGCTATCCTTTAATAACAGGGAGACGATTGGTGCTAATAAAGGCACACCAGGGTCATCATTTGCTTCCACCCCGCCGTAATTCCTTTAGTTGCCGGTACAGGCTCCTTTCTTCCTCCGTCAACTCGGCCGGGATGTCGATAGTCAGGCGCACGTACTGGTCGCCCCGCCGGCCGTCCCGGGCCGGCAGGCCCTTGCCCCGCAACCGCAACCTGGTGCCGCCGCGGCTGTTAGGGGGGACCGTTACGACTACCGGGCCATCCAGGGTCGGCACCGGGAGTCTGGCTCCCAGGACGGCCTCTTCCGGCCGCAGGGTCAAGCCGGTTTCCACATCCCGGCCCTTGACGGTGAAGGTGGGATGGGGTAGCAGGCGAACGCGCAAATAAAGGTCGCCTGCTCCGCCCCCGTCCCGGCCCGGGCCGCCCTGGCCCTTGAGGCGGATCCGTTCCCCGTCCTGGATACCGGGAGGAATTTTAACGGCCAGGATTCTGGTCTTACTCAGCTTGCCGGTGCCGCCGCACCGGGCACAGATCTGGCCCCTACCGGTAACCCCCATCCCCCCGCAATCCGGGCAAAGGGCTTCCCCGGCCAGTTCCAGATCCCTGGTTGTGCCCCGGTATGCTTCCTCCAGGGTGATGGCCAGCTCGCTTTCCACATCCGGGCCGCGGGCCGGCCGCCGGCGCCGGCGGCCAGGGCCTGTCCTGGCGGCAGGATTAAAATCCAGGTCGCCGAAGAGGATCTTGAAGAAATCACTGAAGCCGCCCCCGGCATCGGGCTGGAAACCGGCGCTGGTATAAAAATGGATGTCGCCCATATCCGGCGGCGGCTCAAAATCCTGACCGGCCTGCCAGTTGGCCCCCAGGCGATCATAGCGGGATCGCTTTTCCGGGTCGCTCAACACCGCATA
Proteins encoded in this region:
- a CDS encoding DnaJ C-terminal domain-containing protein, producing the protein MAATYQDYYQILGVKREATPKEIKAAYRRLARQWHPDLHTGKEKQEAEEKFKLINEAYAVLSDPEKRSRYDRLGANWQAGQDFEPPPDMGDIHFYTSAGFQPDAGGGFSDFFKILFGDLDFNPAARTGPGRRRRRPARGPDVESELAITLEEAYRGTTRDLELAGEALCPDCGGMGVTGRGQICARCGGTGKLSKTRILAVKIPPGIQDGERIRLKGQGGPGRDGGGAGDLYLRVRLLPHPTFTVKGRDVETGLTLRPEEAVLGARLPVPTLDGPVVVTVPPNSRGGTRLRLRGKGLPARDGRRGDQYVRLTIDIPAELTEEERSLYRQLKELRRGGSK